A region of Vitis riparia cultivar Riparia Gloire de Montpellier isolate 1030 chromosome 12, EGFV_Vit.rip_1.0, whole genome shotgun sequence DNA encodes the following proteins:
- the LOC117926730 gene encoding RRP15-like protein: MAEESQKLETVNLSKKRRLGHKKGNKTKKKLKGFDGSGKRIKIDRRMKKLFRKRARDYNSDDDEDEGDDGGYAVATKGENAVPIIKEVALDGKDSSEEEEDHQDIDEENEISEDEEGEIQPGITKLTEGCRAFRLAFKKIIKKNVSDVSLGPVLSGHKKLVAEKLAEEEAEQKVKGDVKKEKHLLGEKGHVKPANFLDSHEKFLIGVATKGVVKLFNAVNKAQNAQKGLNASRFKDEKAIIKRRKEAFFSELGKTTLSSASTSAKAHTSSGPVDGEGPAWAPLRDSYMLTSSKLKNWDKMPDSITEDEIERMPLDSSDDD, from the exons ATGGCAGAAGAATCCCAAAAGTTAGAAACtgtaaatttatcaaaaaagagGCGATTAGGGCATAAGAAAGGAAATAAGACAAAGAAGAAACTAAAAGGGTTTGATGGCAGTGGAAAGAGGATTAAAATAGACAGGAGAATGAAAAAGCTGTTTCGCAAAAGAGCAAGAGATTATAATTCAGACGACGATGAAGATGAGGGGGATGATGGTGGGTATGCTGTTGCAACCAAAGGTGAAAACGCAGTGCCTATTATAAAAGAGGTGGCATTGGATGGTAAGGATTCttcagaagaagaagaggacCACCAGGATattgatgaagaaaatgaaatttctgAGGATGAAGAAGGTGAAATTCAACCAGGAATTACAAAGCTCACAGAAGGTTGTAGAGCATTCAGGCTAGCAttcaaaaaaatcataaagaagaaCGTGTCTGATGTTTCCCTG GGTCCAGTATTATCAGGACACAAGAAGCTAGTTGCAGAAAAACTTGCTGAAGAGGAAGCTGAACAGAAGGTCAAGGGAGAtgtcaaaaaggaaaaacacctg CTGGGAGAGAAGGGCCATGTGAAGCCTGCCAATTTCTTGGATTCACATGAAAAGTTTCTGATAGGCGTTGCTACAAAAggag TGGTCAAGTTATTTAATGCT GTCAACAAGGCACAGAATGCTCAGAAAGGCTTGAATGCTTCGAGATTTAAGGATGAAAAAG CAATAATTAAGCGGAGGAAAGAAGCCTTCTTTTCCGAGTTGGGGAAGACAACATTGTCATCAGCTAGCACTTCTGCCAAG GCTCATACATCGAGTGGTCCAGTGGATGGTGAGGGGCCTGCCTGGGCTCCATTGCGTGACAGTTATATGCTAACAAGTTCCAAGTTGAAGAACTGGGATAAGATGCCA GATTCTATCACAGAAGATGAGATTGAAAGGATGCCACTAGATAGCTCTGATGATGATTGA
- the LOC117926729 gene encoding zinc finger protein CONSTANS-LIKE 9 isoform X1 has protein sequence MWTRFEQNGCEDIRLKPTYSLLVNTAYTVRWRCWNWKSCIVWCSNMGYICDFCGEQRSIVYCRSDAASLCLSCDRHVHSANALSKRHSRTLLCERCNSQPAFVRCIEEKISLCQNCDWTGHGGSTSTSSHKRETINCYSGCPSSEALSTMWPFVLDLPSTGNSTCEQGLSLMCLNETSEMNSWGPPGNSSRQDASLTVEVNDANDVDKSSILIGSSSVIELNSPSQKLDQPSGSADLTLPKLLCPGTDDLGFCEDDSLYEDFNMDEVDLNLENYEELFGVALSHSEQLFENGGIDSLFGNMDTSGADSHCQGAVIAEGSVGLANAVQPTYSNAASADSIMSSKTEPILCFTGKQAHSSLSFSGLTGESSAGDYQDCGASPTFLMGEPPWCPPGPESSLPSTSRSSAVMRYREKKKNRKFDKRVRYASRKARADVRQRVKGRFVKAGEAYDYDPISETRSF, from the exons ATGTGGACGAGGTTTGAAcaaaat GGTTGTGAAGACATTCGGCTGAAACCCACTTATTCACTGTTGGTTAATACAGCATACACAGTTAGGTGGAGGTGTTGGAATTGGAAGAGTTGTATAGTTTGGTGTTCAAACATGGGTTACATTTGTGATTTCTGTGGAGAACAGAGATCCATAGTGTATTGTAGGTCTGATGCTGCTAGCTTGTGTCTGTCATGTGATCGGCATGTCCATTCTGCTAATGCGCTTTCCAAGCGCCATTCCAGGACCCTTTTATGTGAAAGATGCAATTCTCAACCTGCATTTGTTAGATGTATCGAAGAGAAGATCTCTCTTTGTCAAAATTGTGATTGGACTGGCCATGGTGGATCTACTTCCACTTCATCACATAAGAGGGAAACTATCAATTGTTACTCAGGCTGCCCTTCATCTGAGGCGCTTTCTACAATGTGGCCATTTGTTTTAGATTTGCCTTCTACAGGCAATTCCACTTGTGAGCAGGGTTTGAGTTTAATGTGCCTCAACGAGACCAGTGAGATGAACTCTTGGGGCCCTCCAGGAAATAGCAGTAGGCAAGACGCATCTCTCACAGTTGAAGTGAATGATGCTAATGATGTGGATAAGTCGAGCATATTGATTGGTTCCTCTTCAGTTATTGAACTCAACTCTCCATCCCAAAAGTTAGACCAGCCATCTGGATCTGCTGATTTAACTTTGCCTAAG TTACTCTGTCCTGGAACAGATGATCTTGGGTTCTGTGAAGATGATAGTCTGTATGAGGACTTCAATATGGATGAAGTTGACTTGAATCTTGAGAACTATGAAGAACTCTTTGGTGTAGCTCTTAGCCACTCTGAACAGCTTTTTGAGAATGGTGGAATTGATAGCTTGTTTGGGAATATGGACACATCCGGTGCTGATTCCCACTGTCAGGGTGCAGTTATAGCTGAG GGGTCAGTCGGACTAGCAAATGCAGTGCAGCCAACTTACAGCAATGCAGCATCTGCTGATTCCATAATGAGCTCTAAAACTGAACCAATCCTTTGTTTCACGGGAAAGCAAGCCCATTCCAGCCTGTCATTTTCTGGCCTCACTGGCGAGAGTAGTGCAGGAGACTATCAAGATTGTGGGGCTTCTCCAACATTTCTCATGGGGGAACCTCCATGGTGTCCCCCAGGACCTGAAAGCTCCTTGCCATCAACTAGCAGGAGTAGTGCTGTTATGCGTTACcgggaaaagaagaagaatcgCAA ATTTGATAAAAGAGTGAGGTATGCTTCACGGAAGGCAAGGGCTGATGTTAGACAGCGTGTGAAGGGGCGCTTTGTCAAGGCTGGTGAAGCTTATGACTATGACCCAATAAGCGAAACCCGGAGCTTCTGA
- the LOC117926729 gene encoding zinc finger protein CONSTANS-LIKE 9 isoform X2, which produces MGYICDFCGEQRSIVYCRSDAASLCLSCDRHVHSANALSKRHSRTLLCERCNSQPAFVRCIEEKISLCQNCDWTGHGGSTSTSSHKRETINCYSGCPSSEALSTMWPFVLDLPSTGNSTCEQGLSLMCLNETSEMNSWGPPGNSSRQDASLTVEVNDANDVDKSSILIGSSSVIELNSPSQKLDQPSGSADLTLPKLLCPGTDDLGFCEDDSLYEDFNMDEVDLNLENYEELFGVALSHSEQLFENGGIDSLFGNMDTSGADSHCQGAVIAEGSVGLANAVQPTYSNAASADSIMSSKTEPILCFTGKQAHSSLSFSGLTGESSAGDYQDCGASPTFLMGEPPWCPPGPESSLPSTSRSSAVMRYREKKKNRKFDKRVRYASRKARADVRQRVKGRFVKAGEAYDYDPISETRSF; this is translated from the exons ATGGGTTACATTTGTGATTTCTGTGGAGAACAGAGATCCATAGTGTATTGTAGGTCTGATGCTGCTAGCTTGTGTCTGTCATGTGATCGGCATGTCCATTCTGCTAATGCGCTTTCCAAGCGCCATTCCAGGACCCTTTTATGTGAAAGATGCAATTCTCAACCTGCATTTGTTAGATGTATCGAAGAGAAGATCTCTCTTTGTCAAAATTGTGATTGGACTGGCCATGGTGGATCTACTTCCACTTCATCACATAAGAGGGAAACTATCAATTGTTACTCAGGCTGCCCTTCATCTGAGGCGCTTTCTACAATGTGGCCATTTGTTTTAGATTTGCCTTCTACAGGCAATTCCACTTGTGAGCAGGGTTTGAGTTTAATGTGCCTCAACGAGACCAGTGAGATGAACTCTTGGGGCCCTCCAGGAAATAGCAGTAGGCAAGACGCATCTCTCACAGTTGAAGTGAATGATGCTAATGATGTGGATAAGTCGAGCATATTGATTGGTTCCTCTTCAGTTATTGAACTCAACTCTCCATCCCAAAAGTTAGACCAGCCATCTGGATCTGCTGATTTAACTTTGCCTAAG TTACTCTGTCCTGGAACAGATGATCTTGGGTTCTGTGAAGATGATAGTCTGTATGAGGACTTCAATATGGATGAAGTTGACTTGAATCTTGAGAACTATGAAGAACTCTTTGGTGTAGCTCTTAGCCACTCTGAACAGCTTTTTGAGAATGGTGGAATTGATAGCTTGTTTGGGAATATGGACACATCCGGTGCTGATTCCCACTGTCAGGGTGCAGTTATAGCTGAG GGGTCAGTCGGACTAGCAAATGCAGTGCAGCCAACTTACAGCAATGCAGCATCTGCTGATTCCATAATGAGCTCTAAAACTGAACCAATCCTTTGTTTCACGGGAAAGCAAGCCCATTCCAGCCTGTCATTTTCTGGCCTCACTGGCGAGAGTAGTGCAGGAGACTATCAAGATTGTGGGGCTTCTCCAACATTTCTCATGGGGGAACCTCCATGGTGTCCCCCAGGACCTGAAAGCTCCTTGCCATCAACTAGCAGGAGTAGTGCTGTTATGCGTTACcgggaaaagaagaagaatcgCAA ATTTGATAAAAGAGTGAGGTATGCTTCACGGAAGGCAAGGGCTGATGTTAGACAGCGTGTGAAGGGGCGCTTTGTCAAGGCTGGTGAAGCTTATGACTATGACCCAATAAGCGAAACCCGGAGCTTCTGA
- the LOC117926731 gene encoding probable E3 ubiquitin-protein ligase XERICO, which translates to MGLSSLPAPSEGVLCVLLVNTALSISIFKGIVRAILHVIGIHLSANPSSSDSPEPTSEPFEFRRNPSETCMEEFRSRNPAIRFDTVCSCKRLEHDCAVCLTRFEPDSEINHLPCGHFFHKVCLEKWLDYWNITCPLCRTPLMPEEETSCFW; encoded by the coding sequence ATGGGACTATCGAGTCTCCCAGCCCCATCTGAAGGAGTACTGTGTGTGCTTCTGGTGAACACAGCTCTCTCCATCTCCATCTTCAAGGGCATAGTCCGGGCCATCCTCCATGTCATTGGAATTCACCTCTCCGCAAACCCATCCTCCTCCGACTCCCCTGAACCCACCTCAGAGCCCTTTGAGTTTAGGCGGAACCCATCTGAGACCTGCATGGAGGAATTCAGGAGCAGGAACCCAGCAATCAGGTTTGACACAGTGTGCTCCTGCAAGCGCCTTGAACATGACTGTGCGGTTTGCTTGACTCGATTTGAACCAGACTCTGAGATAAATCACCTGCCTTGTGGCCATTTTTTTCACAAGGTTTGCTTGGAGAAGTGGCTGGACTATTGGAACATCACCTGCCCTCTGTGCAGGACTCCCTTAATGCCGGAAGAGGAAACATCTTGCTTTTGGTAA